In Dermacentor variabilis isolate Ectoservices chromosome 11, ASM5094787v1, whole genome shotgun sequence, one genomic interval encodes:
- the LOC142564817 gene encoding histone-lysine N-methyltransferase PRDM7-like, with protein MEGNSSAEGARPYFTDREWAKLPEYSKVRYDNIKQNYDKMVELGLQPPVPEFLNGKPAARKVPAKSKASGSSGHKAKRTTCDSQPESPQPKTAPVRRATWTQATKNASVQDDAQTGGSSNPRYSKRNRKDVRYTESEEASEDERPPSKAGTSSKTPQPTRRLPVKRSESEATSNKQYKCRDGCSRDQPSQCPVHGPSFCVKGMPLKDFERAKKSLPEGLAVLRSKIWGAQLGIFTVLPLAAGHCFGPYARSSGKDSEDDEAMDQELGERETRQPDENSPQVARWIRYVNCAPIESRRNLVVLEKAGYLYYQTCQPVEPSEELLLWCGVPPPIREFGQGPQGAVPSWRAVFNCLTCGYTCSSKWQLDRHRDTTHPPTQYDDRDEKSGKTEKSFSCDVCCKELTTPTGLDRHLATHVTRKPFKCEECSERFTQAVFLTRHRKIHTGELMYRCFECGRQFSMVSHFKSHVLSHSASKSYSCRVCKRAFTRKCHCIRHELTMHGKR; from the exons ATGGAGGGCAACAGCAGCGCAGAAGGCGCACGCCCGTACTTCACGGACCGGGAGTGGGCCAAACTTCCCGAGTACTCCAAAGTTCGCTATGACAACATCAAGCAAAACTACGACAAGATGGTCGAACTGG GTCTTCAGCCACCAGTTCCTGAGTTTCTTAATGGCAAGCCTGCAGCTCGTAAAGTTCCAGCAAAGTCAAAAGCCA GTGGCTCAAGTGGCCACAAAGCAAAGCGCACGACCTGTGACTCGCAGCCCGAATCACCACAACCAAAGACAGCTCCAGTTAGGCGCGCGACATGGACGCAGGCGACAAAGAACGCCTCGGTACAGGATG ATGCGCAAACGGGCGGCTCGAGCAATCCTCGCTACTCGAAGCGAAACCGAAAGGACGTCAGATACACTGAGAGTGAAGAAGCATCGGAAGATGAGAGACCAC CTAGTAAAGCCGGCACGTCCAGCAAAACGCCCCAACCGACGCGAAGACTTCCTGTAAAGCGCTCGGAAAGCGAGGCGACCAGCAACAAACAGTACAAGT gccGCGATGGCTGCTCTCGAGACCAACCAAGTCAATGCCCGGTGCATGGACCGTCGTTTTGCGTCAAGGGG ATGCCCCTCAAAGACTTCGAGCGAGCCAAGAAGAGTCTGCCCGAAGGCCTCGCTGTGCTTCGTTCGAAGATTTGGGGCGCGCAGCTTGGTATCTTCACGGTGTTGCCGCTTGCCGCGGGCCATTGCTTTGGTCCCTACGCCCGCTCCAGTGGGAAGGATAGTGAGGACGATGAAGCCATGGACCAG GAATTGGGTGAAAGGGAAACTCGGCAGCCTGATGAGAACAGCCCTCAAGTAGCAAGGTGGATTCGTTACGTTAACTGCGCCCCCATCGAGTCGCGCCGCAATCTCGTTGTGCTGGAAAAAGCCGGGTACCTCTACTACCAGACGTGCCAGCCCGTGGAACCGTCCGAGGAGCTCTTGTTATGGTGCGGCGTGCCACCACCAATTCGGGAATTCGGGCAAG GTCCTCAGGGCGCGGTGCCAAGTTGGAGGGCAGTATTTAACTGCCTCACCTGCGGCTACACTTGCTCATCGAAGTGGCAGTTGGACAGGCACCGTGATACGACGCACCCTCCGACACA GTACGACGATAGGGACGAAAAAAGCGGCAAAACTGAGAAATCCTTCTCGTGCGACGTCTGTTGCAAAGAGTTGACTACACCAACGGGGCTCGATCGCCACCTTGCGACCCACGTGACAAGGAAGCCCTTTAAGTGCGAAGAGTGCAGCGAACGATTCACTCAGGCAGTCTTCCTGACGCGCCACCGGAAGATCCACACGGGCGAGCTGATGTACAGGTGCTTCGAATGTGGCAGGCAGTTCAGCATGGTCTCGCACTTCAAGAGCCACGTCCTTTCCCACTCGGCgtcgaagtcgtactcctgccgAGTCTGCAAGCGGGCGTTCACCAGAAAGTGCCACTGCATCAGGCACGAGCTGACAATGCACGGCAAAAGATGA